One Pseudopipra pipra isolate bDixPip1 chromosome 26, bDixPip1.hap1, whole genome shotgun sequence DNA window includes the following coding sequences:
- the C26H17orf113 gene encoding uncharacterized protein C17orf113 homolog — protein sequence MVPPGKKPAGETSNSNKKCKRYFNEHWKEEFTWLEFDYERKLMFCIECRQALVKNKHGKAENAFTVGTDNFQRHALLRHVTSGAHRQALAVNREQLAFETRVHGHPELHSVIKVEVNPAKVAVLTTVYWMAKEEIPDEKCSSLLNFQKFNLCQALLASEHSEYYHPGSVREMQAAIAKVLHNEDRHRIKASPFVGLVVDETVDVLEHRSLAMFTTTVSPCNGQTSTAFLGSFELPAGEASTVAGKVGEVMRSFGIPTMKLAWLSANSTSLVAERLNGVGTALTSLCPLLTEMHCLSHGSSLLPAETIGTTEYLQKYETTVDAVYRLYSSFRGGSDGLRELWSVLDLCEIDLRSPKAIHWTSIFPAVEAIDSSWPTLVLLLESEAEHSPVARGLCEELKKFQFVAFTKILLDVLPIFQKLSRFFQIEDFDLSILKPIVSATAATLQAQQSTSGQNLQEFLSEMNEHPRDGQEGESRLYYKGIELANCSQVHLKHFEHLKETYLESVRGNLLDRFPISVLEAISSFSAIFNPKCYPQSLEDIGSYGVSELNFLLQAYSRVVVSERALSDFPLFKRIVFSLSQLSFKDLCVKLVYSSSEMHELFPDFAVLAAIALALPLGSVLAEKISRGRELLKRSRSRRTKDEGLSDLMKIAIDGPAISEFDFALAIEYYESMRESGFIMTQVK from the exons ATGGTGCCTCCAGGGAAAAAGCCAGCTGGGGAAACTTCCAATTCCAATAAAAAGTGTAAACGCTATTTCAATGAGCACTGGAAGGAAGAATTTACCTGGCTGGAGTTTGACTATGAGAGGAAACTCATGTTTTGCATAGAGTGTCGGCAGGCGCTGGTGAAGAACAAGCACGGTAAAGCGGAGAACGCCTTTACCGTGGGCACGGACAACTTCCAGCGCCACGCGCTGCTGCGGCACGTCACCTCCGGCGCGCACCGCCAGGCGCTGGCCGTGAACCGCGAGCAGCTGGCCTTCGAGACCCGGGTCCACGGCCACCCCGAACTGCACTCGGTCATCAAGGTGGAGGTGAACCCGGCGAAGGTGGCTGTCCTCACCACCGTCTACTGGATGGCCAAGGAGGAGATCCCGGATGAGAAGTGCTCCTCCCTGCTCAACTTCCAGAAGTTCAACCTGTGCCAGGCGCTGCTGGCCTCGGAGCACAGCGAGTACTACCACCCCGGCAGCGTCAGGGAGATGCAG GCAGCCATCGCCAAAGTCCTGCACAACGAGGACAGGCACAGGATCAAAGCCTCGCCGTttgtggggctggtggtggaTGAGACAGTGGATGTCCTGGAGCACCGCAGCCTCGCCATGTTCACCACGACTGTCTCCCCCTGCAACGGGCAGACCTCCACTGCCTTCTTGGGCAGCTTTGAGCTGCCCGCCGGGGAGGCCTCCACCGTGGCGGGCAAGGTGGGTGAGGTGATGCGCTCCTTTGGCATCCCCACCATGAAGCTCGCCTGGCTCAGTGCCAACAGCACCTCGCTGGTGGCTGAGCGGCTGAACGGGGTGGGGACCGCGCTAACCTCGCTCTGCCCGCTCCTCACCGAGATGCACTGCCTGTCCCACGgcagctccctgctgccagctgagACCATcggcaccactgagtacctccAGAAGTACGAGACCACTGTGGATGCTGTGTACAGGCTCTACTCCAGCTTCCGGGGGGGAAGCGATGGCCTGCGGGAGCTGTGGAGCGTCCTGGACCTTTGTGAGATAGACCTCAGGAGCCCCAAAGCCATCCACTGGACTTCTATCTTCCCAGCTGTGGAAGCCATTGACTCCTCGTGGCCCacactggtgctgctgctggagagcgAGGCGGAGCACTCGCCTGTGGCCCGTGGCCTCTGCGAAGAGCTCAAGAAGTTCCAGTTTGTGGCCTTCACCAAGATCCTCCTGGACGTCCTCCCCATCTTCCAGAAGCTCAGTCGCTTCTTCCAGATCGAGGACTTTGACCTTTCCATCCTGAAGCCCATCGTCTCGGCCACGGCTGCCACGCTGCAGGCCCAGCAGAGCACCAGCGGCCAGAACCTCCAGGAGTTCCTCAGCGAGATGAACGAGCACCCGCGGGACGGCCAGGAGGGTGAGAGCCGCCTCTACTACAAGGGTATCGAGCTGGCCAACTGCTCCCAGGTGCACCTGAAGCACTTTGAGCACTTGAAGGAGACCTACCTGGAGAGTGTGCGGGGCAACCTGCTAGACAGGTTCCCCATCAGCGTTCTGGAGGCCATCAGCTCCTTCTCAGCCATTTTCAACCCCAAGTGCTATCCCCAGTCTCTGGAGGACATTGGCAGCTATGGAGTCAGCGAGCTGAATTTCCTGCTGCAGGCGTACTCGCGGGTGGTGGTGAGTGAGAGGGCCCTGAGCGACTTTCCCCTCTTCAAGCGCATCGTCTTCAGCCTCAGCCAGCTCTCCTTCAAGGACCTCTGTGTCAAGCTGGTTTACAGCAGCTCTGAGATGCACGAGCTCTTCCCAGACTTTGCTGTCCTGGCAGCCATCGCCCTGGCCTTGCCCTTGGGCTCGGTCCTCGCCGAGAAGATCAGCCGGGGCCGGGAGCTGCTGAAGCGCAGCCGGTCGCGCCGGACGAAGGACGAGGGGCTCTCTGACCTCATGAAGATCGCCATCGACGGGCCGGCCATCAGTGAGTTTGACTTCGCGTTGGCCATCGAGTACTACGAAAGCATGAGGGAGTCTGGGTTCATCATGACACAGGTGAAGTGA
- the ZNF385C gene encoding zinc finger protein 385C isoform X4: protein MLQTAAEPGGWAGPSGHSSPLLASLPIPGRPLHPPLDIKHFLTFRLNGTSPLNLFPNFNTMDPVQKAVISHTFGVPAPLKKKQFISCNICHLRFNSANQAEAHYKGHKHARRLKAIEAMKNKQKVAGAAAGTPSQDSAADLSPIPEGSGEPGSTGTADASSPQEPEGEGSSLGLAPSAEESPTDLPGSIAPLGSPPASELSEGTSDATSVASSSAQAAEAQAAESGGSVSSTPESEKEGKKSKQHLYCPTCKVTVNSLSQLEAHNTGAKHKSMLEGHGTQLRRGRGKLLSRAGHKSKRIGNKGSINIQNKAFHCQVCEIYVNSETQLKQHMSSRRHKDRLAGKPPKPKYSPYNKLQKNAALAVSILKSKLALQKHLTKTLATRFLPSPLTAAAVCAMPGPLALRPATATTLFQAPILGPALFRTPPAHVRTTPGPIVFAPY, encoded by the exons GTCCCTCCGGACACAGCAGCCCCCTCTTAGCATCATTGCCCATCCCTGGACGGCCCCTTCACCCCCCCTTGGACATCAAGCACTTTCTGACCTTCAGGCTCAACGGGACATCACCGCTCAACCTGTTCCCCAACTTCAACACG aTGGACCCGGTGCAGAAGGCAGTGATCAGCCACACCTTTGGCGTGCCGGCCCCACTCAAGAAGAAGCAGTTCATATCCTGCAACATCTGCCACCTACGCTTCAACTCTGCG AACCAGGCAGAAGCCCACTACAAGGGGCACAAGCACGCACGGAGGCTGAAGGCCATCGAGGCCATGAAGAACAAGCAGAAGGTGGCGGGGGCTGCAGCGGGGACCCCCAGCCAGGACAGTGCAGCCGACCTGTCCCCCATCCCCGAGGGCAGTGGGGAGCCCGGCAGCACAGGTACAG CTGATGCCAGCAGCCCACAGGAGCCAGAGGGTGAGGgcagcagcctggggctggCGCCCAGCGCCGAGGAATCACCCACGGATCTGCCGGGCAGCATCGCCCCGCTGGGCTCCCCACCGGCCTCTGAGCTCTCAGAGGGCACCTCTGATGCCACCAGCGTGGCCTCCTCGTCCGCCCAGGCAGCCgaggcacaggctgctgagTCGGGTGGCAGCGTCAGCTCAACCCCTGAGAGCgagaaggaggggaagaagagcAAACAGCACCTATACTGTCCCACCTGCAAAGTGACTGTCAactccctgtcccagctggaggcTCACAACACCG GCGCCAAGCACAAGTCAATGCTGGAAGGTCACGGCACCCAGCTGCGGCGAGGCCGGGGCAAGCTGCTCTCCCGGGCAGGGCACAAGTCCAAGCGGATCGGGAACAAGGGCAGCATCAACATCCAGAACAAGGCATTTCACTGCCAAGTGTGTGAGATCTACGTGAACTCGGAGACTCAGCTCAAGCAG CACATGAGCAGCCGGCGACACAAAGACAGGCTGGCGGGGAAGCCGCCCAAGCCTAAGTACAGCCCCTACAACAAGCTGCAGAAGAACGCTGCCCTCGCAGTGAGTATTCTCAAG tcCAAGCTGGCTTTGCAGAAGCACCTCACCAAAACCCTGGCGACCCGCTTCCTGCCGAGCCCGCTCACCGCCGCTGCCGTCTGCGCCATGCCCGGCCCCCTCGCCCTGCGACcagccactgccaccacccTCTTCCAAGCCCCGATCCTCGGACCAGCCCTTTTCCGAACGCCGCCGGCCCACGTCCGCACCACGCCGGGCCCCATCGTCTTCGCACCCTACTAG
- the ZNF385C gene encoding zinc finger protein 385C isoform X5, whose translation MLLGPSGHSSPLLASLPIPGRPLHPPLDIKHFLTFRLNGTSPLNLFPNFNTMDPVQKAVISHTFGVPAPLKKKQFISCNICHLRFNSANQAEAHYKGHKHARRLKAIEAMKNKQKVAGAAAGTPSQDSAADLSPIPEGSGEPGSTGTADASSPQEPEGEGSSLGLAPSAEESPTDLPGSIAPLGSPPASELSEGTSDATSVASSSAQAAEAQAAESGGSVSSTPESEKEGKKSKQHLYCPTCKVTVNSLSQLEAHNTGAKHKSMLEGHGTQLRRGRGKLLSRAGHKSKRIGNKGSINIQNKAFHCQVCEIYVNSETQLKQHMSSRRHKDRLAGKPPKPKYSPYNKLQKNAALAVSILKSKLALQKHLTKTLATRFLPSPLTAAAVCAMPGPLALRPATATTLFQAPILGPALFRTPPAHVRTTPGPIVFAPY comes from the exons GTCCCTCCGGACACAGCAGCCCCCTCTTAGCATCATTGCCCATCCCTGGACGGCCCCTTCACCCCCCCTTGGACATCAAGCACTTTCTGACCTTCAGGCTCAACGGGACATCACCGCTCAACCTGTTCCCCAACTTCAACACG aTGGACCCGGTGCAGAAGGCAGTGATCAGCCACACCTTTGGCGTGCCGGCCCCACTCAAGAAGAAGCAGTTCATATCCTGCAACATCTGCCACCTACGCTTCAACTCTGCG AACCAGGCAGAAGCCCACTACAAGGGGCACAAGCACGCACGGAGGCTGAAGGCCATCGAGGCCATGAAGAACAAGCAGAAGGTGGCGGGGGCTGCAGCGGGGACCCCCAGCCAGGACAGTGCAGCCGACCTGTCCCCCATCCCCGAGGGCAGTGGGGAGCCCGGCAGCACAGGTACAG CTGATGCCAGCAGCCCACAGGAGCCAGAGGGTGAGGgcagcagcctggggctggCGCCCAGCGCCGAGGAATCACCCACGGATCTGCCGGGCAGCATCGCCCCGCTGGGCTCCCCACCGGCCTCTGAGCTCTCAGAGGGCACCTCTGATGCCACCAGCGTGGCCTCCTCGTCCGCCCAGGCAGCCgaggcacaggctgctgagTCGGGTGGCAGCGTCAGCTCAACCCCTGAGAGCgagaaggaggggaagaagagcAAACAGCACCTATACTGTCCCACCTGCAAAGTGACTGTCAactccctgtcccagctggaggcTCACAACACCG GCGCCAAGCACAAGTCAATGCTGGAAGGTCACGGCACCCAGCTGCGGCGAGGCCGGGGCAAGCTGCTCTCCCGGGCAGGGCACAAGTCCAAGCGGATCGGGAACAAGGGCAGCATCAACATCCAGAACAAGGCATTTCACTGCCAAGTGTGTGAGATCTACGTGAACTCGGAGACTCAGCTCAAGCAG CACATGAGCAGCCGGCGACACAAAGACAGGCTGGCGGGGAAGCCGCCCAAGCCTAAGTACAGCCCCTACAACAAGCTGCAGAAGAACGCTGCCCTCGCAGTGAGTATTCTCAAG tcCAAGCTGGCTTTGCAGAAGCACCTCACCAAAACCCTGGCGACCCGCTTCCTGCCGAGCCCGCTCACCGCCGCTGCCGTCTGCGCCATGCCCGGCCCCCTCGCCCTGCGACcagccactgccaccacccTCTTCCAAGCCCCGATCCTCGGACCAGCCCTTTTCCGAACGCCGCCGGCCCACGTCCGCACCACGCCGGGCCCCATCGTCTTCGCACCCTACTAG
- the NKIRAS2 gene encoding NF-kappa-B inhibitor-interacting Ras-like protein 2 isoform X1, with amino-acid sequence MGKSCKVVVCGQASVGKTSILEQLLYGNHVVGSEMIETQEDIYVGSIETDRGVREQVRFYDTRGLRDGLELPKHCFSCTDGYVLVYSTDSKESFKRVELLKKEIDKSKDKKEVTIVVLGNKCDLQEQRRVDHEAAQHWAKGEKVKLWEVSVADRRSLIEPFIYLASKMTQPQSKSAFPLSRKNKGSGSMDG; translated from the exons ATGGGCAAGAGCTGCAAGGTGGTGGTGTGCGGGCAGGCCTCGGTCGGCAAAACCTCCATCCTCGAGCAGCTGCTCTACGGCAACCATGTGGTCG GCTCGGAGATGATCGAGACCCAGGAGGACATTTACGTGGGCTCCATCGAGACGGACCGCGGGGTGCGGGAGCAGGTTCGCTTCTACGACACGCGGGGGCTGCGGGACGGGCTGGAGCTGCCCAAGCACTGCTTCTCCTGCACCGACGGCTACGTGCTGGTCTACAGCACCGACAGCAAGGAGTCCTTCAAGCGCGTGGAGCTGCTCAAGAAGGAGATCGACAAGTCCAAGGACAAGAAGGAG GTCACCATCGTGGTTTTGGGCAACAAGTGTGACCTGCAGGAGCAGCGCCGGGTGGACCATGAGGCAGCCCAGCACTGGGCCAAGGGCGAGAAGGTGAAGCTGTGGGAGGTTTCGGTGGCCGACCGGCGCTCGCTGATCGAGCCCTTCATCTACCTGGCCAGCAAGATGACGCAGCCCCAGAGCAAGTCTGCGTTCCCCCTGAGCCGCAAGAACAAGGGCAGCGGATCCATGGATGGCTGA
- the NKIRAS2 gene encoding NF-kappa-B inhibitor-interacting Ras-like protein 2 isoform X2, whose protein sequence is MGKSCKVVVCGQASVGKTSILEQLLYGNHVVGSEMIETQEDIYVGSIETDRGVREQVPRSPSSAWSCSRRRSTSPRTRRRSPSWFWATSVTCRSSAGWTMRQPSTGPRARR, encoded by the exons ATGGGCAAGAGCTGCAAGGTGGTGGTGTGCGGGCAGGCCTCGGTCGGCAAAACCTCCATCCTCGAGCAGCTGCTCTACGGCAACCATGTGGTCG GCTCGGAGATGATCGAGACCCAGGAGGACATTTACGTGGGCTCCATCGAGACGGACCGCGGGGTGCGGGAGCAGGTTC CAAGGAGTCCTTCAAGCGCGTGGAGCTGCTCAAGAAGGAGATCGACAAGTCCAAGGACAAGAAGGAG GTCACCATCGTGGTTTTGGGCAACAAGTGTGACCTGCAGGAGCAGCGCCGGGTGGACCATGAGGCAGCCCAGCACTGGGCCAAGGGCGAGAAGGTGA